One window of Chitinispirillum alkaliphilum genomic DNA carries:
- a CDS encoding Lipid A biosynthesis lauroyl acyltransferase: MKRKRLRKFRYGLLFYALRCVFFLGKAMPRSVGLSVFGLVGRVVFLLSGKDKKRSVEQLRAIYGDIWDEGKIKRTARDVYIGLGKNLFDSIYLSAASREEFDRVVKSDDLDAFRKAYQNRGGFIITAHIGCFEMLLHFFARHGFKSFAIGKKLKDERIDGLVRKLRSGPNIEYMDRSENGRKILRFLKGGRLCGVLIDQDTDIEGVFAQFLGRPAFTPSGPIRIAMKNNTPVFVATTVRLEDNTHKVFISSEIVLENSGEFERDLVCNVQKVNNILCKTINEYPSQWVWMHRRWKTKAPVTVGRGVE; the protein is encoded by the coding sequence GAAAAGCCATGCCCCGCAGTGTGGGGCTTTCTGTATTCGGACTCGTAGGCAGAGTTGTTTTTCTGCTGTCCGGAAAGGACAAGAAAAGATCTGTTGAGCAACTGAGGGCGATTTATGGTGATATCTGGGATGAAGGGAAGATAAAAAGAACTGCAAGAGATGTATACATCGGTTTGGGTAAGAATCTCTTCGATTCGATTTATCTTTCGGCTGCTTCCCGGGAAGAGTTTGATCGTGTGGTTAAGTCTGATGACCTTGATGCATTCAGGAAAGCTTATCAGAACAGGGGCGGTTTCATCATAACTGCACATATAGGCTGTTTTGAGATGCTTCTCCATTTTTTCGCCAGACACGGATTCAAATCCTTTGCCATAGGAAAAAAGCTTAAGGATGAAAGGATCGATGGCCTGGTGAGAAAACTCAGGAGTGGGCCCAATATAGAGTATATGGATCGCTCGGAAAATGGAAGAAAAATACTTCGTTTTCTAAAGGGGGGGCGTCTTTGCGGGGTACTGATTGATCAGGATACTGATATTGAGGGCGTATTCGCTCAGTTTCTTGGCAGGCCTGCGTTCACCCCATCGGGACCGATCCGCATAGCAATGAAAAACAATACACCTGTATTCGTTGCAACTACGGTGAGGCTTGAGGATAATACCCACAAAGTCTTCATAAGCAGCGAGATTGTGCTTGAAAACAGTGGGGAGTTTGAACGGGATTTGGTCTGTAATGTGCAGAAGGTAAATAATATCTTATGCAAAACGATAAATGAGTATCCGTCACAATGGGTGTGGATGCACAGGAGATGGAAAACAAAGGCTCCTGTGACTGTGGGGAGAGGTGTTGAATAG
- a CDS encoding Lipopolysaccharide ABC transporter, ATP-binding protein LptB → MDKEDQKKKGMREIHTETLLKVYSKRKVVDSVSISVNQGEIVGLLGPNGAGKTTTFYMIVGLIKANRGKIYLDDADISKKPMYKRARMGIGYLPQEASIFRKLSVGDNVLSVLEHQRISPKERKKRMRELLEELNVAHLEKSLGYMLSGGERRRVEIARTLAIKPDFILLDEPFAGVDPIAVEEIQSIVHELKHKGYGVLITDHNVRETLRITDRAYIMNSGKILISGTARELADSQEARRIYLGQNFRLD, encoded by the coding sequence ATGGATAAAGAGGATCAGAAAAAAAAGGGTATGCGTGAGATTCACACCGAGACGCTGTTAAAGGTTTACAGCAAGAGAAAAGTGGTTGATTCAGTCTCCATATCTGTTAATCAGGGCGAAATTGTGGGGCTTCTGGGGCCAAATGGCGCGGGTAAAACGACTACCTTCTACATGATAGTGGGCTTGATAAAAGCCAACAGGGGTAAAATCTATCTCGATGATGCCGATATTTCCAAAAAGCCGATGTATAAGCGTGCCCGGATGGGGATTGGGTATCTCCCCCAGGAGGCTTCGATTTTCCGTAAGCTCTCTGTAGGGGACAATGTTCTCTCTGTGCTTGAGCACCAGCGGATAAGTCCAAAGGAGCGCAAAAAGCGAATGCGTGAGCTTCTTGAGGAGCTCAATGTGGCACATTTGGAGAAGAGTTTGGGTTATATGCTCTCTGGGGGGGAGCGTCGGAGAGTGGAGATCGCGCGCACTCTTGCCATAAAGCCCGACTTTATACTCCTTGATGAGCCGTTTGCAGGGGTTGACCCCATAGCGGTGGAGGAGATACAATCTATTGTGCATGAGCTCAAACACAAGGGGTATGGGGTGCTTATTACCGATCACAATGTAAGAGAGACGCTTCGCATTACGGACAGGGCATATATAATGAATTCGGGTAAAATTCTTATTTCTGGAACGGCGCGAGAACTTGCGGACAGCCAGGAGGCCCGCAGGATCTATTTGGGGCAGAATTTCCGGTTGGATTAA
- a CDS encoding organic solvent tolerance protein OstA produces the protein MRICFSDKKRALFPKLKTVLCFLMISATIQRGFSEDSQILILQSADSNENHFSGGEFVSILRGNVVFTYGDLKISSSEARWWRNRGTVNFNRNVRVERPSQLITCDRMNFTRDENTLKASGNFFFYDTLEQTTLRGQHAEYNLETSEFSITGNPVLERVDTLNSDTLIITGKSMDYRDRERAAGVRGEVNIAKGPLSARAGSADFFSQSNSVRLELEPQIHYETHVVEGDIAEIFFAGEELQKAKVMGNAFVVYTEYSPRNSDTTLTNIWSDTLVLSTAESGNLDTLFAFGNVVTRYFEQNDTLHVNEATGREMVLSFDQGGVLENAVIRGNARSIYYIEDSDGKGYNKASGDSIVVFFEEGRTRRIRLSGGTRGVYYSQ, from the coding sequence ATGAGGATTTGTTTTTCAGATAAAAAAAGAGCGCTTTTTCCAAAGCTGAAAACAGTTCTCTGTTTTCTTATGATCTCTGCCACGATCCAGCGCGGATTCAGCGAGGATTCACAAATCCTTATACTGCAATCGGCGGACAGCAATGAAAATCATTTCTCGGGGGGGGAGTTTGTAAGTATTCTTAGGGGGAATGTGGTTTTTACCTATGGCGATTTAAAAATCAGCTCAAGTGAAGCGCGGTGGTGGAGAAACAGAGGAACAGTAAATTTTAACCGCAATGTCAGGGTTGAACGCCCCTCACAGCTGATTACCTGTGACAGGATGAATTTTACCAGGGATGAAAATACCCTTAAGGCGTCTGGGAATTTCTTCTTCTACGACACTCTTGAGCAGACCACGCTCAGAGGTCAGCATGCAGAGTACAATCTGGAGACCAGTGAGTTTTCCATCACCGGAAACCCCGTGCTGGAGAGGGTCGATACCCTGAACTCAGATACTCTGATTATTACCGGAAAGAGTATGGATTACAGAGACAGGGAAAGGGCTGCAGGGGTCAGGGGTGAGGTGAATATTGCCAAGGGGCCGCTTAGCGCCAGGGCGGGAAGTGCCGATTTTTTCTCCCAGAGCAACAGTGTCAGGCTGGAGCTGGAACCCCAGATACATTATGAAACCCATGTCGTAGAGGGTGATATTGCAGAAATCTTTTTTGCAGGTGAGGAACTTCAGAAAGCAAAGGTGATGGGAAATGCATTTGTGGTTTATACAGAGTATTCGCCACGCAATTCAGATACAACATTGACCAATATATGGAGCGATACCCTTGTGCTGAGCACCGCTGAATCGGGTAATCTTGATACCCTTTTTGCTTTTGGCAATGTGGTAACCCGATATTTTGAGCAGAACGACACTCTTCATGTGAATGAAGCCACGGGGCGGGAAATGGTGCTCTCTTTTGATCAGGGTGGAGTGCTTGAGAATGCGGTAATCAGGGGAAATGCCAGAAGTATTTACTATATTGAAGATTCGGACGGAAAAGGGTATAATAAGGCGAGCGGTGATAGCATTGTGGTATTTTTTGAAGAGGGCAGAACAAGAAGGATAAGGTTATCAGGCGGTACAAGGGGAGTTTATTATTCTCAATAA